GAGCCTCTGGGGCAGGGATGCCGGGGTCTTCCTCAGTACTCATGTCAGGGGCCCTCCTGACctctctgctcccccaccccaaaGATGTTTCAGCGTAGAATGGAAGCCCTGAACCTGCGCTGGGAGGAACTGAGCGTTAAGGAAGCCCAGCTGAAGGCTCACATCCAGAAGTTTGAGCAGTTCATCCAGGTTTGAAGGGGTGTGGGCAGCCACAGTGGCCGGGTGATCCGCACTCCGCAGGTGGGCAAACTACCGCTCCTCCTCCTTGCTTCTGCTGACTCCTCGCCCTGAGTTAAAAGCATCCTTAGTGCTTCAGCATTGCCTGGCACCTCCCTAGGCATCCTTTATGTCCCCCACCTGTCTCTGTTTGTGATTTTCCATTTACCTGTCAGTCTCTGCTTCCTCTAGATGCCTGTTTCCTATTTCCTTTCCAGTACCTAGGATGTACAGTGTATCCAGTAAATGAAcgcatggatgaatgaatgaagatgcTACAGTCAGGACTAAACACTTGGGGAATACGGTGATGAATGGGACAGTTTTagtccctccacccaccccacccctccatcCTTGTCCTTGCACTAAAGGTCCGGGCAGGGGATGGTTGAAGGACCAGGCACCACAGTCCATTCCAAGACGCCCTCTCTCACTTCAGTCCTCAGTGGAGCAATTTAATCATCTTAAAAATCCAGATTTATCCAGACCCACTGCAGTTTGCACTTACGTGGCCCTGAAGGGCCTGGTCCAGCTCCGGGAGTGGGTAATGATTGCCGTCGGCCACAAAGAAGCCTCACTCTGAAGAGCACCTTCCTTCCTGCTCTGTGCCTAAGCCATGTGGGACAGGGAGTCCTTGGACTGGGCACATTCTCCAGAGGTCCAGTTCTTCTTAGCAGCCAGAGAAACACTTATGGAGTGGTTGGGACAGAAGATTTGGGCATGATTTCTCCAAATGGCTCTCAGAGGTTCTGTAGCTTCAATTCCTAGAGAGTTTGCTACAAATACAGACCGCAGGGGCTCCTCTTGTTGCTTTCAGCACGTCCGAGGTTGGGCCCAGgcttctatatttttttaaaagctccccaggcaGTTCTGATGACCAGGTGGATTTGAAAGTCACTGGTTTAGACCCCCTCAGTCCTCTCCTGGGCTTACAGGGCAGCATGCAGATCCTCCATGCACCTCCCTCAGTGGCCTCCAAGTGCCACCACCACATACGCCCGTCCATGTGGAATCACAGGAGCCCCTGAAGGGAGAAAGGAGCCACACAGGGCGAGGAGTGGGCTTGCCCCTAATCTTAGGGGAGGGCGCTGCAGAAGAAAGAGGCAGGATTGGATTGATTGCAGTAACAGCCTCGTTCTGTCCTCTGGGCATCAAACTGCCTGTTCCATCTCCTCCCTCAGCGGGATGCCATTCTGAGCTCCTAAGAGCATGCTCTCCCAGTGGCCTTACTCCCCAGGCCCTACAGTACCAGGCGCatcccctctctcctcttcctggaGCTCCAGCCCTGTTGCCCCAGCTTGTGAAAGGGAGAGAGGCTCCTGCCTTCCATCTCCACAGCTGGGAAAACGGAGGCATTGAGTACCAAATCGGGAGAAAATTCCCGCCTCCCAGCTCTGGTCTGGGAGTGGTCCTTCTGCTCCATGGAAAATGGCCACCGCTAAGAACAGAAACCACAGAAGCTTTGTCAGGAGGGTTCCCGCTCCCACTTCTGGACTTTCTTAGTCTTCTCAGGGGGTTGAGTTCTTCTAGACTCTGAGCCCAGTGCAATGTAGGTCTTCCCCAGTCCACTCTCCGAAGCCCAGAGGCCAAGTCCCACAGGAAAGAACCATTTCCCGTCTGCCCCCTCCCGACCCCAGGTCACCTCTTGACTTTGGATTAAACCTCTGTCCTCACAGCCCCCTGAGCCCCACCTCAGTCCACAGAAATCTCTTCAACCAGGTTCCAATAACCCTGGAGAGCCTTTTCCTTCACCCCTCTTCTGCCCCATGGGTGGCCCAGCAATCTCTGCCTGTTGCCAGGATGGTTTGTGCAAACAGAGGGGTCTGAGGGCACCACCAGCCCCAGAAAGGCCTGGGCCCCGGGAGGGCCGGGAGAGCCTTCCTGACCAGCACCACCTCCCCCGGCCCCAGGAGAACGACCAGAAACGGATCCGCGCCATGAAGAAAGCCAACAAGGAACGAGAACTCAAGCGCCAGCACATGCAGGAGCTGACCAAGGGCAAGCAGGAGATGGTGGCGCTGCGGCTGGAGCACCAGCGGCTGAGCGCCAAGCTGCAGGGCTACTCCATCTTCAACAAGTACCTAGAGAAGGTGGTGGAGAACTCTGAGGTGAGTCCAAGGAGCCTGGGGGGCCGGCCCTGGCACCTTCCTCAGCCCCACCTCCTCTTCCCCGGGCCCTGGGGCCCTGGGGTAGAGTTCATGCTCAGCTGGCTGGGGACTGTGGATCCTCGGGGCCCCACGGGCTCTGCAGGATGGGCACCCTGCTCCTAGGAGATGCAGCCAGCCCTAGGGGGCAGTGGGGAGCAGCTAAAAGAAGCCTCTGGTGAGGCTGGAAGATTTTCTCAAGGGGTGGGGCCTAGAGCTGTgcctttgtgtgtctgtgtgagtcaCAACTGTGTATCTATCTTGTGTGAGTTACgtgtttatgtctttttattttatttttttttttttgagacggagtctcgctctgtcgcccaggctggagtgcagtggccggatctcagctcactgcaagctccgcctcccgggtttacgccattctcctgcctcagcctcccgagtaagctgggactacaggcgcccgccacctcgcccagctagttttttgtattttttagtagagacggggtttcaccctgttagccaggatggtctcgatctcctgacctcgtgatccacccgtctcggcctcccaaagtgctgggattacaggcttgagccaccgcgcccggccacatgttTATGTCTACATGTGTGTCCATGGCTGTGTCTGTCTacaggggggtgtgtgtgtgtgtgcgtgtgtgtatcaACACGTGGCCTCCCTGTATCCCTGCATCCCCTCCTTTCAGTGTCTTCTGTTTACTGGAGAGTAAAttagggagaggaagggagaggagttGGAAAAACACCCAACCCCCTGCAGAACTGGGGTGCCTCATTTGTGCTGGGCCCCGGGGTTGGTGCTTCACACAGGTAGCTTAATTCAGTTTGCTGGTCAGCCCCAGGGAGAACCCAAGCTGACCATCccttacagagaaggaaatggaggctccaAGAGGTTAAGTCacctgctcagggtctcacagcTCGTCAGTGAGGAGAGCCTTTGCTTTCAGCCACTCCTTAGTGGGCCCCACAGTGCCACTGACAAGGGCTCTCCCTGCAGTCCCTGTGGCCGTAGCCCAGGGAACTTCTTAGTTCCTCTGTGCCTCTTGCGGCGTCTGACACTGCGATGTCCCTCCCAGAAACCCCCCTCTGCCCTCAACTCGGTGgcacctccttctctcccctaCCTCTGCCCcctccttctcaggttcctcgGGTGGGGGCGCCTCTTCTCAggtccttcttttattttattttatttttttttgagacggagtcttactctgtcgcccaggctggagtgcagtggtgcgatctcggctcactgcaagctccgcctcccgggttcacgccattctcctgcctcagcctcccgagcagctgggactacaggcgcccgccaccacacccgactaattttttgtatttttagtagagatgggatttcaccatgttcgccaggatggtctccatctcctgacctcgtgagccgcctgcctcggcctcccaaagtgcctcccaaaggcgtgagccaccacgcccggccttttccCAGGTCCTTATGTGGTGGGTCCAGGTTCTCTGTCTCAgatcctcccccaccccctttttttttttttgagacagagtttggctcttgttgcccaggctggagtgcagtggcttgatctcagctcactgcaacttccactttcccattttcaagtgattctcctgcctcagcctcccgagtaactgggattataggcacccgccaccacgcccaactaatttttgtatttttagtagagacggggtttcaccatgttggccaggccagtctcaaactcctgacctcgtgatccgcctgccttggcctcccaaagtgctgggattacaggcgtgaacaatCCTACGCTTTTCTTCTGAGCAATGTCCAGAGCCTCCCATGGATGCCACTCCTGTCACATTATCTCCTCCCCCATGTGACCGACAGCCAAGAGAGCCCCTCACTAGGGCAGATGGAGGCACCCGCTCCAGGGGTGTGGATCCCTGTCCTCTGAGGAGAGGGGCGACAGGATGCACAACTGTTCACAGTTCCCACAATTTCCAGATCACACCACTAACCTAATTTACTCATGCGTGAGTCCCACCTCTGCATTATTTCCTCTACTCAAAGGCGCTACGTACTGTAAGGTCAGTGGTTCATTTCATGGTTGGGGTTTGTTTGTGGGGGGGCGGGCAGGAAGTAAGGAGGGACTACCAGATTAAAACTGCAGATAAATTacaaaatgtggccaggcactctggctcatgcctgtaatcccggcactttgggaggccaagacgggtggatcacctgaggtcaggagttcaacactagcgtggccaacgtggtgaaaccctgtctctactaaaaatacaaaaattagccaggcgtggtggcaggcgcctgtaatcctggatactcaagaggctgaggcaggagaatcgcttgaacccaggaggaggaggttgcagtgagccgaggtcacgccatcgcactccagcctgggggccaagagggaaactccgtctcaattcAGAGTTGGTAAAATACGTATCTTAGAATGGAGGAAATTGGCCTGTGTCTCCCTCCTAAGCTTGAGACCCCCACATTTAACTCATCCCATGCACACTCATCTCATCTGCTTCCTGCCACCCCCAGGACAGCCCTGCCACTGGCGTGTCCTGTGCTGGTGAAAGGCAGGACCACCCACTCTCAGCCCCGCCAGAACTCGGGCCTCCTTGGCTCCTCCCTCCTGCTCAGTGCCACAGCTATCAATCAGCAGATCTGGTCTGTTCTGCCTTGGAAGTATTTCTGGAATCCAGCCCCTGCCCCTTCCTCATCCAGGCCACCAGTGATACCTCGTCTGGAGTTCAACTCTGCGTCATTCCTGGCCAGCCTGTTTGgcattccccccacccccctctctttctcttttttcttctttgtttattttgttcaaaatACTTTAAGCATACTGGAGAGTATAGAGACACACATAACAGCAACCAAGTACTCATCACAGCTTTGCTAAATCTTCGTATTTTTCCCATCTGCCCCCAGTTCTTTTGTCTTAAATCAAACACTACCGAGAATTGGAATCCAATAAATGAAATCCTTTGTGTCCTTCCAAATCTTACGCTGCTTCATCTCTCCGCAGACATCAGGAGTATCCTGCTTGTAAAAATTCTTGTCATgcttgtgtttattattttgtaatattttgtaacatttaacgttttgtaactttttatttgaGTATTCTGCTGTCAAAAATTGTCAAatagccaggcccggtggctcatgcctgtaatcccagcactttgggaggccaaggtgggcggatcacgaggtcaggagttcgagaccagcctggtcaacacagtgaaaccctgtctctactaaaaatacaaaaattagctgggcatggtggcgggtgcctgtaatcccagctactctggaggctgaggcaggagaattgcttgaacccaggaggcggaggttgcagtgagccaagatcgtgccattgctctccagcNNNNNNNNNNNNNNNNNNNNNNNNNNNNNNNNNNNNNNNNNNNNNNNNNNNNNNNNNNNNNNNNNNNNNNNNNNNNNNNNNNNNNNNNNNNNNNNNNNNNactccatctcaaaaaaaaaaaaaaaaaaaaaaaatctcaaatcatgcttctttttattattttgtcacatttaatgttttgtaactttttatacGGAATTTTTTAAGCATACACAAAAGTAAAGACAATATAGTCTATTGAACACCTGTTGCTCATTATCTGATTCTAATAACGATTATTTCATAGTCATATCCCCCACACTTTCCCACCTCTGCCATTTTGAAGCAAACAATATATTTTCATCCGTTTGTGTCTCTCTGCAGTATGTATCTCTAAGAGATGagagctctttttaaaataactacaacaCCACCGTCACACCTACTATAAAATTGATAGTCATTCCTTAACATCAAATATCAGTATCATTTATGGCACAAaataggccaagtgtggtggctcatgcctgtaatctcagtgctttgggaggctgaggtgagaggatcacttgagctcaggagttcaagaccagcctgggcaacaaaatgaaacccccaccccccaactctgcaaaaaatttaaaaaaaaatcagtcaggattggtggcacacacatgtggtcccagctacttgggaggctgaggcaggaggactccatgagcccaggaggtcagggctgcagtgagctgtgtttatgccactgtactccagcctgagcaatagagcgagacctGTCTTTTAAGACAGATTATTGCACGGATGCTTTTTGTACAGTTGGTTTGTTCCAATGAGGGTCCATATAAGGTCCTCACACTGCCCTTAGCTGGTATGCTTCTTAAGCCACACACACAACAGGTTATATCGTATGATTCCACTGATGtgtttaaaaacaggcaaaattaatcttTATTGATAGAAGTCAGAATATTGGTTTCCTCAATGGTTGGGGGAAGACATTCACTAGGaacttttcctcatttccttGCTAGAATACTACCGTAAAGAAAAGGACTTCATAAAGAGACCCTTTCCTTCATCAACCGTTTGATTACTATGTGGGTCTCACAGAGAAAGTTTGTTAAACGctttatttagttttcagaaCAATGAATTGGTTCTGTAGCACTGACCTGTAATGTTTTTAGTATCCTTACGAACTTATggatttttaacatatttgataTGTTTTAATCCTTTGCACTTTGTCTTACTAATGTTCAAATCATCTCATCTTTGGCCAGTGGGAGGCTCTTCGATTTGGCACCTAAATCCTTTTGACATTAGCATTAAGTTTTAGAGGTG
The Piliocolobus tephrosceles isolate RC106 unplaced genomic scaffold, ASM277652v3 unscaffolded_36002, whole genome shotgun sequence DNA segment above includes these coding regions:
- the LOC113222892 gene encoding coiled-coil domain-containing protein 42-like: QYGERLLQMLQKLPNVQGQSESPSIRLLEKKKEMKIMHHNMLQKKKMFQRRMEALNLRWEELSVKEAQLKAHIQKFEQFIQENDQKRIRAMKKANKERELKRQHMQELTKGKQEMVALRLEHQRLSAKLQGYSIFNKYLEKVVENSESLWP